A genome region from Thalassotalea euphylliae includes the following:
- a CDS encoding FtsX-like permease family protein, whose product MRLYSKAFQQGIARIFTLPRLSLPLITTLGLTLAAVLTVIAVANTLLYKPLADVDESDLYRIEVNLAFNEDLTVPFFSEPRRIAAIKKLYGDDLAWGNIASDTVPIELDGNEVQVTRFNATAGSPEVLGLSLLNGQGSDIDNVEAGVWISEALWQSMFGSAEDLSQQMLRLDGTEYPIFGVFDNLTSLNSVNLSEQPSEQIWQFQNLQSALESPDAVVLNLGPITFVRGAKSALPTPADLEKWFVDYVNVEISNDRARDFLLSKAVTGEVVSYRDSFIGDSRQLVFVLMFAMFSLLVMASLNLLNMFIAHYQSRNKEFAIQMCMGSSVGRLRGLIFTENLPMFLLATILGLIAAGWLIESLPTLAGDSLPLMEQISLSASSVIIALALIGMINFVFAMIALIYVDKTALTDSLNSSGKGTPAQQNQLVSKALMIVQLTLACVLLTGASISVKDSYRSAYANLGYSMPNAFEVSMAIGDETWQTSLAEYEQYRGSEWQQLRANLVERLSNLGGDVIDINALPLTNNVSMSAFPDPDTGDSVMIRPQMWAKGLLAKFDIELLAGRDLNEADIDLPHVLISRSFAIDRAGNEPWQAMIGKELKMGTDAEDIFKVVGIVEDTIPLPGGTLNIDAPEVYYSNPSRIALNRLSAVVIMPDAQELQREEVEKLFVGMDSRLSDVQVDAMQQRWNTVTAATRLNMYVVMGLAALTLALAAIGVSGLSQMTASQKRYELAVRMATGAKQSRLLRLLLQDSIWMLAFGLGLGVLAAVTSYQYLLTFFNSAPAFDWMVTSLINLALAIVMIISVALPGWLVIRKDPMRVLREL is encoded by the coding sequence ATGAGACTTTACAGCAAGGCTTTTCAACAGGGCATCGCCCGTATTTTCACTCTGCCACGATTAAGTTTGCCCCTGATCACTACCTTAGGGTTAACATTAGCGGCTGTACTAACCGTGATCGCGGTGGCCAATACGCTGCTATACAAACCGTTAGCGGATGTCGATGAAAGTGATCTGTATCGCATTGAAGTGAATTTGGCATTTAATGAAGATTTAACCGTACCGTTTTTCAGTGAGCCAAGACGCATCGCAGCAATTAAAAAGCTCTATGGCGATGACCTAGCTTGGGGCAATATTGCCTCAGACACTGTACCTATCGAGCTTGATGGTAATGAAGTTCAAGTAACGCGTTTTAATGCTACAGCAGGCTCGCCAGAAGTGCTTGGTTTATCGCTACTAAATGGTCAAGGCAGTGATATTGATAATGTGGAGGCAGGTGTTTGGATTTCTGAGGCTTTATGGCAATCAATGTTTGGCAGCGCTGAAGATTTATCGCAGCAAATGCTACGCCTAGATGGCACTGAGTATCCTATTTTTGGTGTTTTTGACAACTTAACCAGCCTTAATTCGGTGAATCTGAGTGAACAGCCAAGCGAACAAATCTGGCAGTTTCAAAACTTGCAATCAGCCTTAGAATCACCTGATGCAGTTGTACTTAACCTAGGACCTATTACCTTTGTTCGAGGGGCTAAAAGTGCACTTCCAACACCTGCAGATCTGGAAAAATGGTTTGTTGATTACGTGAATGTGGAGATCAGCAATGATCGCGCTCGTGATTTTCTGCTCAGCAAAGCCGTCACCGGTGAAGTCGTAAGCTACCGAGATTCATTCATTGGTGATAGTCGTCAGCTGGTATTTGTCTTGATGTTCGCCATGTTTAGTTTGTTGGTAATGGCGAGCTTAAACTTGCTCAATATGTTTATTGCCCACTACCAAAGCAGAAACAAAGAGTTTGCTATCCAAATGTGTATGGGTTCAAGTGTCGGCCGACTACGTGGCTTAATTTTCACTGAAAATCTGCCGATGTTTTTGCTGGCAACCATACTTGGACTAATTGCCGCAGGTTGGTTAATCGAAAGTTTACCTACCTTAGCAGGTGATAGCTTACCCTTAATGGAGCAAATATCATTAAGTGCTAGCAGCGTCATTATCGCCTTAGCGTTGATTGGCATGATCAACTTTGTGTTTGCCATGATCGCGCTGATTTATGTGGATAAAACCGCATTGACCGACAGTTTAAATTCCAGTGGTAAAGGCACCCCAGCCCAGCAAAATCAACTGGTCAGTAAAGCGCTGATGATAGTGCAATTAACCTTGGCTTGTGTGTTACTCACTGGTGCGAGTATTTCCGTCAAAGACAGTTACCGTAGCGCTTACGCCAACCTTGGTTACAGTATGCCCAATGCCTTTGAAGTGAGCATGGCGATTGGCGATGAAACTTGGCAAACATCACTAGCTGAATACGAACAGTATCGCGGCAGTGAATGGCAACAACTGAGAGCTAACTTAGTTGAGCGCCTGTCTAATTTAGGTGGTGATGTTATTGATATTAATGCCCTGCCACTGACAAACAATGTCTCGATGAGTGCATTTCCTGACCCCGATACTGGTGATTCCGTGATGATACGACCACAAATGTGGGCCAAGGGGCTATTGGCTAAGTTTGATATTGAGCTGCTAGCCGGCAGAGACTTGAACGAGGCAGATATCGACTTACCACATGTATTAATTTCTCGTTCGTTTGCCATCGATCGTGCTGGCAATGAACCATGGCAGGCAATGATTGGTAAAGAGCTTAAAATGGGAACCGATGCAGAAGATATTTTCAAGGTCGTGGGTATTGTTGAAGATACCATTCCACTTCCGGGCGGCACCTTGAACATTGATGCTCCTGAAGTCTACTATAGTAACCCATCGCGCATTGCGCTAAATCGCTTGTCTGCCGTGGTGATTATGCCTGACGCGCAAGAGTTGCAGCGAGAAGAGGTTGAGAAGCTGTTTGTCGGCATGGATTCGCGCTTAAGTGACGTACAAGTTGATGCTATGCAACAGCGCTGGAATACGGTGACGGCAGCCACTCGCTTAAATATGTATGTGGTGATGGGGCTGGCGGCACTCACATTAGCGTTAGCTGCGATTGGTGTTTCCGGTTTGAGTCAAATGACTGCGAGCCAAAAGCGTTATGAATTAGCGGTTCGCATGGCAACGGGAGCAAAACAAAGTCGCTTGCTACGCTTGTTGCTGCAAGATTCTATTTGGATGTTAGCGTTTGGTTTAGGGCTAGGTGTATTGGCAGCGGTGACTAGCTACCAGTATTTACTGACCTTCTTTAACAGTGCACCAGCGTTTGACTGGATGGTAACATCGCTGATTAACTTAGCGCTTGCGATAGTGATGATAATATCGGTGGCACTACCGGGCTGGTTGGTTATCCGTAAAGATCCCATGCGAGTGCTAAGAGAGCTTTAA
- a CDS encoding sigma-54-dependent transcriptional regulator — translation MNKELIVVVDDDEDIRLALSMLLTNEGYQVMEAGSPAELASITARVKPKLVLLDMNFSRDTTSGTEGLEVLSQLAQQSITTVLMTAWGNIELAVKGMQLGAADFIEKPWDNQKLLGIIDKQIVDKQIAKISIDGESSPKKVANRKTNTYSITANWIAESKAMQQLEAVINQVADTQASVLILGENGTGKSLLAQRIHQLSGRNSAPFVSVNMGAIPESLFESELFGHKKGAFTDARENRQGRFELAQHGTLFLDEIGTLPASVQPKMLRVLESGEFEPVGASQTLRADVRVISATNADLGQLVETGAFRRDLKFRLNTFVLTLPPLRERKEDIVPLCNSLIEKFSAKYNKPTLTLSKDVIAMLNAHSWPGNIRELSHVIERAVILCRETEILSAHIMLSESMSSGDASNEVDDRELRPLDDIEFEMIRKALKKYQGHISKAAAALGISRNALYRRMEKYQLDKEEFDLE, via the coding sequence ATGAACAAAGAGCTGATCGTTGTTGTTGATGACGATGAAGATATTCGATTGGCCTTGTCTATGCTGCTGACCAATGAAGGTTATCAGGTTATGGAAGCGGGCTCACCTGCCGAATTAGCAAGCATCACTGCTCGTGTTAAGCCGAAGTTAGTGCTACTAGACATGAATTTCAGTCGTGATACCACCAGTGGCACTGAAGGGCTAGAAGTACTTTCGCAGCTAGCGCAGCAAAGTATCACAACGGTACTGATGACAGCTTGGGGTAATATTGAGCTGGCGGTTAAAGGCATGCAATTGGGCGCTGCTGATTTTATTGAAAAGCCATGGGATAACCAAAAGCTGTTGGGTATCATCGATAAACAAATAGTCGACAAGCAAATAGCTAAAATATCTATTGATGGTGAGTCATCCCCCAAGAAAGTCGCCAATCGTAAAACGAATACGTATTCTATTACTGCAAACTGGATTGCCGAATCTAAGGCTATGCAGCAGCTTGAAGCTGTGATCAACCAAGTGGCTGACACGCAAGCCAGCGTTTTGATTTTAGGTGAAAATGGCACAGGAAAATCACTGCTTGCTCAGCGCATTCACCAACTATCTGGCCGAAACTCAGCCCCTTTTGTCTCGGTGAATATGGGCGCAATCCCAGAAAGTTTATTCGAAAGTGAACTATTTGGTCACAAAAAAGGTGCCTTTACGGATGCGCGCGAAAATCGCCAAGGGCGCTTTGAATTGGCGCAGCATGGCACGCTGTTTTTGGATGAAATCGGTACCCTGCCTGCTAGTGTTCAGCCCAAAATGTTACGGGTACTAGAAAGTGGTGAATTTGAACCGGTTGGTGCCAGCCAAACCTTGCGTGCAGATGTACGCGTGATCAGCGCCACCAATGCTGATTTGGGTCAGTTAGTGGAGACTGGTGCGTTTCGACGAGATCTTAAATTTCGCTTAAATACCTTTGTGCTCACATTACCGCCGCTTAGAGAGCGTAAAGAAGATATTGTGCCGCTTTGCAATAGCTTGATCGAAAAGTTTTCGGCCAAATACAACAAGCCAACGCTAACATTAAGCAAAGATGTTATAGCAATGCTAAACGCTCATTCATGGCCGGGAAATATTCGCGAACTGAGCCATGTGATAGAGCGAGCGGTGATTTTGTGTCGCGAGACAGAAATTTTAAGTGCACATATTATGCTTTCTGAATCTATGTCATCAGGGGATGCTAGCAATGAAGTTGATGATCGAGAACTTCGCCCGCTTGATGACATTGAATTTGAGATGATCCGAAAAGCGCTGAAAAAATATCAAGGCCATATCAGTAAAGCGGCTGCAGCACTGGGTATTTCGCGTAATGCGTTGTATCGTCGAATGGAAAAGTATCAGCTCGATAAAGAGGAATTTGATCTTGAGTAG
- a CDS encoding sensor histidine kinase: protein MEFKIKFTLTCFVLAFLTLVVLLTSAWGWSMLATVTSVFLLSYPLCWLAWRTWQFWSSSIMRLTTYTQSLAMGESGVSLAQRGKSVLLDDLSDEITQLYQQSAVNSGANASLTMLFGQLFEDLPIAVVIFEQDYTLSYANRAAYDIAEISLLQGMSAKALGFVEQNKQLNHSALASNWRCQSSLINFQQQPIHLFTAIDIASELKQSEQAVQANLVRVLSHELRNTLTPMSSMAETLLSMQTLDTVQTRKVLERVKTRSDGLLNFVERFAEVAKIPEPNKERFELPALVEQTKVLLTEKDSLMFTGQHICYADSQLMAQVLMNLVKNAVESKETQGVAIKVNYYQQDNQQYLSVIDNGTGFSNIDNAITPLFTTKANGAGIGLAFVETVLNKHGGIVRLSNVADSDATVGDQEGTKIGAKVELIWPLQS, encoded by the coding sequence GTGGAATTTAAGATCAAATTCACCTTGACCTGCTTTGTACTCGCCTTTCTTACCTTAGTCGTGCTGTTAACGTCTGCGTGGGGCTGGTCCATGCTTGCCACGGTGACCTCAGTGTTTCTGTTGAGTTACCCCCTTTGTTGGTTGGCGTGGCGCACTTGGCAGTTTTGGTCATCTTCGATAATGCGTTTAACCACTTACACGCAAAGCTTAGCCATGGGAGAGTCAGGTGTATCGCTTGCTCAGCGCGGTAAATCGGTACTGCTTGATGATTTGAGTGATGAGATCACGCAGCTTTATCAACAATCTGCAGTGAATAGCGGCGCAAATGCTTCACTGACCATGTTATTTGGTCAGCTTTTTGAAGACTTGCCGATAGCAGTGGTGATATTCGAGCAAGACTACACGCTAAGCTATGCCAACCGAGCGGCATACGACATTGCTGAAATCAGCCTATTGCAAGGCATGAGTGCTAAAGCGTTAGGCTTTGTTGAGCAAAATAAGCAGCTTAATCACTCAGCGCTGGCGTCAAATTGGCGTTGTCAGTCCAGCCTGATTAACTTTCAGCAACAACCTATTCATTTGTTTACCGCGATTGATATTGCCAGCGAACTCAAACAAAGCGAGCAGGCGGTGCAGGCAAATTTAGTGCGCGTGCTGAGTCATGAGCTGAGAAATACGCTAACGCCTATGTCGTCCATGGCAGAAACGCTTTTGTCGATGCAAACCTTAGATACAGTGCAAACGCGTAAAGTGCTTGAGCGTGTTAAAACCCGCTCGGACGGCTTGCTGAACTTTGTCGAACGCTTTGCGGAAGTGGCAAAAATTCCAGAGCCCAATAAAGAGCGTTTTGAATTACCGGCCTTGGTTGAGCAAACCAAAGTGCTGTTAACCGAAAAAGATTCACTGATGTTTACCGGTCAACATATCTGTTACGCCGACTCGCAACTGATGGCGCAAGTACTGATGAATTTGGTTAAAAATGCGGTTGAGTCCAAAGAGACTCAGGGTGTGGCTATCAAGGTGAATTATTATCAGCAAGATAATCAGCAATACCTGAGCGTGATAGATAATGGCACCGGCTTTTCCAATATCGACAACGCTATTACGCCGTTGTTTACTACTAAGGCTAATGGCGCTGGTATCGGCTTAGCCTTTGTTGAAACTGTGTTGAATAAACACGGCGGAATTGTCAGGCTTTCCAATGTGGCTGATTCCGATGCGACAGTTGGTGATCAAGAGGGGACGAAAATCGGCGCGAAAGTTGAGCTGATTTGGCCTTTACAAAGCTAA
- a CDS encoding cytochrome-c peroxidase, whose product MSKLLFSLFLHFVFVTSVAIAATENTKLLNTARTYFSPLPKPLLAQNQNTQARIALGKKLYFETALSINNSQSCNTCHRLDNLLENGGAGVDNLKTSIGALGKLGARNAPSTWNSSLHFAQFWDARVKTLVEQATLPIFNPLEMAITSPEQVIRRLEGKGYTKLFEQAFPARADTTNPITMENLAIALADFQRTLISQDRFDTYLKGDEAALNRQEKAGLRLFIEKGCVACHNGPAMGGQLLMKMGIVEPYPNKVDLGRAQVTSNAGDKFFFKVPSMRNVLNTAPYFHDGAATTIEQAIIDTAKHQLGIRLTEQEIQDIKAFFSSLNNQAAFSFNTRQ is encoded by the coding sequence ATGAGTAAGCTCCTTTTTTCTCTGTTCCTTCATTTCGTGTTCGTAACGAGCGTGGCAATTGCTGCAACTGAAAACACAAAGCTGTTAAACACTGCCCGCACCTATTTTTCGCCATTACCAAAGCCACTTTTAGCACAAAATCAAAATACTCAAGCACGTATCGCCTTAGGTAAAAAACTCTATTTCGAAACTGCCCTGTCTATTAACAATAGCCAGTCATGTAATACCTGCCATCGACTCGACAATCTACTAGAAAATGGCGGTGCTGGCGTTGATAATTTGAAAACATCAATCGGCGCACTGGGTAAGCTGGGTGCCCGCAATGCGCCGAGCACTTGGAATTCAAGCCTGCATTTTGCCCAATTTTGGGATGCGAGAGTTAAAACGCTTGTTGAGCAAGCGACCTTGCCGATATTCAACCCATTAGAAATGGCGATTACTTCACCAGAGCAGGTTATCCGTAGATTGGAGGGTAAAGGTTATACCAAGCTATTTGAACAGGCTTTTCCGGCACGCGCTGACACGACTAACCCGATCACGATGGAAAATTTAGCGATTGCTCTGGCCGACTTTCAGCGGACATTAATTTCTCAAGATCGCTTCGATACGTATTTAAAAGGTGATGAAGCTGCGTTAAACAGGCAGGAAAAAGCAGGTTTAAGGCTATTTATTGAGAAAGGCTGTGTTGCTTGCCATAACGGCCCTGCGATGGGCGGGCAACTGTTGATGAAAATGGGCATTGTCGAACCTTACCCCAACAAAGTTGACCTTGGTCGTGCGCAAGTCACAAGTAATGCGGGAGATAAGTTCTTTTTTAAAGTGCCATCTATGCGTAACGTGCTGAATACTGCCCCCTATTTCCATGACGGTGCTGCCACTACCATTGAACAAGCCATTATCGACACCGCTAAACATCAGCTAGGTATTCGTCTAACAGAGCAAGAAATTCAAGATATTAAAGCGTTTTTTTCCAGCCTAAATAATCAGGCTGCGTTCAGTTTCAATACTCGCCAGTAG
- a CDS encoding winged helix-turn-helix domain-containing protein has product MVSSGVYYTINNRLQFFYKSGCLVLDQQEVKLDPLESLVLEELTKHPKEIIATDTLLDLWPTSATSPNSLTRVISTLRKKLRTLDAFHVEIKNYPKKGYALIAEVDHLSAQTSKVQLENRHNKPTRLATKTPLIGILFIAVVLLINYAVTSIFEKTEDSVSPVLDKAIQLVDDQYEKVDLSVNDTHTQVVYATRDNEQANWQLKVLDTYSLESRVISEANVNLRSPDWLNNDTLIYRAYGDSSCAIKKLDLSHSDAQPIAMFPCNELTTGKGLSVLSADTILFTDAARDIAPASLYKGNIQTGKVTKIPGFDNSGVGAYNIQSKTGSNLVAVLTSTDWSTSNIHLVDTQDNWRSVWQTNTPKAKHSVSWDGQSLFHANESGGVTAHLFNASRYVKSIEMSGFSKLYNFVGNNGSVAFIQGDMYRTDVLMSPINESKSTATLLVDSRASNKLAQFIDENTVLYVSDVTGIEQLWLVDINTQTKKQVSMFAKAQKIDHIAYSVQKGLVAIEADKAINLYTLAGSKVSGDAYQQFAGTKPLFFEDNLLFSTRDDSDNYRIDALNLENKTLKKSFLIGAHAVKVSKGRLYYTKYYQPGLWQYYKQKDDDLISSMSQDVSYWFVDGQQLLFKDQDDMPTLVDLTNNQFIQLNGSTCQFITDYQFGHCLGQAYKPNNTQLMLAETNH; this is encoded by the coding sequence ATGGTTAGTTCGGGCGTTTATTACACAATCAATAATAGACTGCAGTTTTTCTATAAAAGCGGTTGTTTAGTGCTTGACCAACAAGAGGTCAAATTAGACCCACTAGAGTCACTCGTACTGGAAGAATTAACCAAACACCCCAAAGAAATTATTGCCACAGATACTTTGCTTGATCTTTGGCCGACTAGCGCAACTAGCCCAAATTCGCTGACAAGAGTTATTTCAACGTTAAGAAAGAAGCTACGAACACTAGATGCTTTCCATGTTGAAATTAAGAATTACCCCAAAAAAGGCTATGCATTAATTGCTGAGGTTGATCACTTATCGGCCCAAACATCTAAGGTACAATTAGAAAACAGGCACAATAAACCAACTAGATTGGCAACTAAGACTCCATTGATAGGGATACTATTCATTGCTGTTGTGCTGCTCATCAACTACGCCGTCACGTCTATTTTTGAAAAAACGGAAGATTCAGTGTCACCTGTGCTTGATAAAGCGATACAGCTTGTCGACGATCAATATGAGAAAGTTGATTTGTCGGTAAACGACACACATACGCAAGTGGTTTATGCAACACGTGATAACGAGCAGGCTAATTGGCAGTTAAAAGTATTGGACACCTATTCGCTAGAAAGTAGGGTGATATCAGAGGCTAATGTTAATTTAAGATCCCCAGACTGGCTCAACAATGACACATTGATTTATCGAGCATACGGGGATAGTAGCTGTGCTATTAAAAAGCTTGATTTGTCGCACAGTGATGCGCAGCCAATCGCTATGTTTCCCTGCAATGAATTAACCACAGGCAAAGGACTTTCAGTATTAAGTGCTGACACTATATTATTTACTGACGCGGCTCGTGATATTGCACCAGCATCTCTTTACAAAGGGAATATACAAACAGGAAAAGTCACCAAAATCCCTGGTTTTGATAACAGCGGTGTGGGTGCTTACAATATTCAATCAAAAACGGGCTCAAATTTAGTTGCGGTACTAACTAGCACGGATTGGAGCACTAGCAATATTCACTTAGTAGATACTCAAGACAACTGGCGCTCAGTTTGGCAAACCAACACACCTAAAGCCAAACATTCAGTAAGTTGGGACGGTCAGTCTTTGTTCCACGCCAACGAAAGTGGTGGCGTAACCGCCCATTTATTCAATGCGAGTCGTTATGTGAAAAGCATCGAGATGTCTGGTTTTAGCAAGCTTTACAATTTTGTCGGTAATAATGGCTCTGTCGCTTTTATACAAGGCGATATGTATCGCACTGATGTATTGATGTCACCTATCAATGAATCCAAAAGCACAGCAACCTTGCTTGTTGATTCACGTGCATCCAACAAACTTGCCCAATTTATTGACGAAAATACCGTGCTGTACGTTTCAGACGTTACAGGGATTGAACAGCTTTGGTTAGTGGATATCAATACGCAAACGAAGAAACAGGTATCAATGTTTGCAAAAGCTCAGAAAATTGATCACATTGCTTACAGTGTTCAAAAGGGGCTAGTTGCCATTGAGGCAGATAAAGCAATCAACCTATACACGCTAGCTGGAAGTAAAGTAAGTGGTGATGCTTATCAGCAATTCGCAGGTACCAAACCATTATTTTTTGAAGATAACCTGCTATTTAGTACTCGTGACGATTCAGATAACTATCGTATTGATGCCTTAAACCTTGAAAATAAAACGCTGAAGAAAAGTTTTTTGATTGGTGCGCACGCCGTCAAGGTAAGCAAAGGTCGTTTATACTACACCAAGTACTATCAGCCAGGCTTATGGCAATACTACAAACAAAAAGATGATGACTTAATCTCCTCGATGAGTCAGGACGTCAGTTATTGGTTTGTCGACGGTCAACAGCTGTTATTCAAAGATCAAGACGATATGCCAACACTGGTTGACTTGACCAATAACCAGTTCATTCAATTGAACGGGTCAACTTGTCAGTTTATTACGGATTATCAATTCGGCCATTGTTTAGGGCAAGCCTATAAGCCTAACAATACACAATTGATGTTGGCGGAAACCAACCACTAG
- a CDS encoding nucleoid-associated protein, with protein sequence MAKITNFIIHELIKHQNSDIAKSVLDLSDPLVMSLAEDILNIYRNKVNVIWGKFQSSGQFPRLLADYNDAYHQEGFYEVSTKAMDLLSDAISTTSGTGGYICFIEYQSKGDNRLLVAMIKNTDGIKLTNLKPEQEIHVDLSKLYQALDINVSYYLNNLGKTELKKSYIGFISKRGEPSGYFQLAFSCTDNITPSKAVKASPAAV encoded by the coding sequence ATGGCTAAGATTACTAACTTCATCATTCATGAACTAATTAAGCACCAGAATTCCGATATCGCAAAAAGTGTTTTAGATTTGAGTGATCCATTAGTTATGTCACTGGCTGAAGATATCTTGAATATATACCGAAATAAGGTGAATGTGATCTGGGGAAAATTTCAGAGTAGTGGCCAGTTTCCTCGGCTACTAGCAGATTATAATGACGCTTATCATCAAGAGGGTTTTTATGAAGTTTCCACAAAAGCTATGGACTTACTGTCTGATGCAATAAGTACGACAAGTGGGACAGGGGGATATATATGCTTCATTGAGTATCAATCTAAAGGTGACAACAGGTTACTAGTAGCCATGATAAAAAATACAGATGGTATAAAACTAACTAACCTAAAACCAGAACAAGAAATTCACGTAGATTTAAGCAAGCTATATCAAGCTTTAGATATTAATGTTTCATACTATTTGAACAATTTAGGGAAAACAGAATTAAAGAAAAGTTACATAGGTTTCATTAGTAAGCGTGGAGAACCTTCAGGTTATTTTCAATTAGCTTTTAGTTGCACAGATAATATTACTCCATCTAAGGCTGTTAAAGCCTCTCCTGCAGCGGTTTGA
- a CDS encoding IS3 family transposase (programmed frameshift), which translates to MSAKRFPEEFKVQAVKQVTEKGHSVASVAERLDISTNSLYIWLKRYGSNSEHYQELSEQEKRIKALEKELKRTQQERDLLKEGRRVLCGRVKEKYTFIKSRLNQYPIKLMCQALQVHRSGFHAWLQKPESKRAKDDKRLTGLIKQSWLESGCVYGYRKIQSDMLDLGEVCSKNRVHRLMQLSGIQAQVGYKKRKGNYGTKPSVVADNQLKRQFDVVQPNQAWVTDITYIDTHEGFLYLAVVIDLFSRQVVGWSMQSMMHTDLVLSALLAAVWRRKPKQTVIIHSDQGSQFTGYDWQRFAAEHNLSLSMSRRGNCHDNAVAESFFQLLKRERIKRRKYKNREKAKEDIFDYIEMFYNSKRKHGYLNNQSPTDYDKTYFMNQENV; encoded by the exons ATGAGCGCTAAAAGATTTCCCGAAGAATTTAAGGTTCAGGCCGTTAAGCAAGTGACTGAAAAAGGTCACTCCGTTGCAAGCGTTGCAGAACGGTTAGATATCTCGACAAATAGTCTTTATATCTGGTTAAAACGCTATGGCAGTAACAGCGAACACTACCAAGAATTATCCGAGCAAGAAAAGCGTATTAAAGCGCTTGAGAAAGAACTAAAGCGTACTCAACAAGAACGTGATCTATTAAAGGAAG GCCGCCGTGTACTTTGCGGGCGAGTCAAAGAAAAGTACACGTTCATAAAGTCTCGGCTCAACCAATACCCCATAAAGCTGATGTGCCAAGCGTTGCAAGTTCACCGCAGTGGCTTTCATGCTTGGTTGCAAAAGCCAGAATCCAAGCGAGCTAAGGATGACAAGCGCTTAACGGGTTTAATCAAACAGTCTTGGCTTGAAAGCGGCTGCGTTTACGGTTATCGCAAAATTCAAAGTGATATGTTGGATTTAGGTGAAGTTTGCTCAAAGAATAGAGTTCATCGATTAATGCAGTTATCAGGCATTCAAGCTCAAGTCGGCTATAAGAAGCGCAAAGGCAACTATGGCACTAAGCCTTCTGTGGTCGCAGATAACCAGTTAAAACGACAGTTTGATGTAGTACAGCCAAATCAAGCTTGGGTAACTGATATCACTTATATTGATACGCACGAAGGCTTTCTCTATTTAGCCGTAGTTATCGACTTGTTTTCTCGGCAAGTCGTTGGCTGGTCGATGCAATCGATGATGCATACTGATTTAGTCTTAAGTGCATTACTCGCTGCTGTATGGCGAAGAAAACCTAAGCAAACGGTTATTATACATTCCGATCAAGGCAGCCAATTTACAGGTTATGACTGGCAACGATTTGCTGCTGAGCATAATTTATCACTCAGTATGAGTCGTAGAGGTAACTGCCATGATAATGCTGTTGCTGAGAGCTTCTTTCAGTTGCTAAAACGTGAACGGATCAAGCGAAGAAAATACAAAAATAGAGAAAAAGCTAAGGAAGATATTTTCGATTACATCGAAATGTTTTATAACAGCAAACGTAAACATGGTTATCTAAATAATCAGTCTCCAACTGACTATGATAAAACCTATTTTATGAATCAAGAAAACGTCTAG
- a CDS encoding nucleoid-associated protein — translation MFLEGYSQKEHLIKEAQQSVLRYFNANKDKTVYLNRINEIANAYLPDDKINEAKDAFLKFAKQDRYQLPDSFQASKGTVESMVRLAFKTDKVTVNFEKDVLGLSGDSASSAKPVMFDPEKDQIIIRDLSKEFVDQVKQHLNL, via the coding sequence GTGTTTTTAGAGGGTTACTCACAAAAAGAGCACTTAATAAAAGAAGCTCAACAAAGTGTATTGAGATACTTTAATGCGAATAAAGATAAAACTGTATACTTAAACAGAATAAATGAGATTGCTAATGCTTACTTACCTGATGATAAAATCAACGAGGCTAAAGATGCTTTCCTCAAGTTCGCTAAACAAGACAGATATCAACTTCCTGATAGTTTCCAAGCTTCAAAAGGGACTGTCGAAAGCATGGTTAGATTAGCTTTTAAAACAGATAAAGTAACAGTTAACTTTGAAAAAGATGTTCTTGGCTTAAGCGGGGATAGCGCCTCAAGCGCGAAGCCCGTAATGTTTGATCCTGAAAAAGATCAAATAATTATTCGAGATCTATCAAAAGAATTTGTTGATCAAGTGAAGCAACATTTAAATTTATAA